The following proteins come from a genomic window of Nicotiana tomentosiformis chromosome 12, ASM39032v3, whole genome shotgun sequence:
- the LOC104095384 gene encoding uncharacterized protein — protein MARINLIPLSIYKQAGLGMPRPTSMRLQMTDRSIKRLVGIVDDVLVKVGKFLLPTEFVILYCVVGKEIPIILGRPFLATGRALMDSKRNEIKFRANEEEVTFQASKGMIWPHSYESISVIDVVDEVEDAVEVKMEEDNLGEALAAILVNFDGEDMEGYMK, from the coding sequence ATGGCTAGAATAAATTTAATTCCCCTTTCTATTTACAAGCAAGCGGGATTAGGTATGCCTAGGCCTACaagtatgaggttgcaaatgacCGACCGTTCAATAAAGCGACTGGTGGGAATAGTTGATGATGTGCTTGTGAAAGTGGGGAAGTTTCTCCTCCCTACCGAATTTGTTATTCTCTATTGTGTTGTTGGTAAAGAGATCCCTATCATCTTGGGGAGACCATTCCTTGCTACCGGGAGGGCACTCATGGACTCGAAACGAAATGAGATCAAGTTCCGAGCTAATGAAGAAGAAGTTACCTTTCAAGCGAGTAAGGGTATGATATGGCCACATTCATATGAAAGTATCTCAGTCATTGATGTTGTTGATGAGGTAGAGGATGCAGTCGAGGTGAAAATGGAAGAGGACAACCTTGGTGAGGCATTGGCGGCGATTTTGGTGAATTTTGACGGTGAGGACATGGAAGGATATATGAAATAG